The DNA sequence ATTAGAGCCATACATTCATGATTATTTTGATCACGTAATGGTAATGACCGATGACACAGCTTTAAAAACAAATAGATTAAACCAAATGAATGAAGCGGCCAAGCTTATTACACAATTTGCAGAATTTCAATCTATCGTCTTTCATTCCGAAGAATAAATATAGACCTTACGAAGGAGACAGTTTTATGAAAAAACAGATGATAGTGTATGTTCTATCAGATTCGGTTGGAGAAACGGCTGAACTCGTTGTTAAAGCTGCTGCTAGTCAGTTTAATGGTTCATCTGCTATTGATATACGTCGTATTCCTTATGTAGAGGATAGAGGTACAATTGATGATGTTATTGTACAAGCAAAAGAAAATAAGGGGATTATAGCATATACACTAGTAGTCCCAGAAATAAGGGAGTACTTAGAAGAAAAAATAAAAAAAGCGCAAATCTCATCGTATGACATATTGAGCCCGATGGTTAATCTCCTTCAAACGAGGTTCGATAGTGTGCCTAGGAATGAACCGGGCTTAATGCATACGTTGGATGAAGATTATTTTCGGAAAGTAGAAGCAATAGAATTTGCGGTTAAATATGATGATGGACGAGATCCTAGAGGAGTTCTAAGAGCTGATGTAGTATTAGTTGGCGTGTCAAGAACTTCAAAAACGCCTCTTTCGCAATACTTGGCACATAAACGATTAAAAGTGGCAAATATACCTTTAGTTCCAGAAGTAAAGCCGCCAGATGAATTATTTAATATCCCAAGTAAAAAGGTAATAGGTTTAACCATTAGTCCAGAAAAACTAAACAGTATCCGAACAGAACGTCTTAAGGCGTTAGGATTAAAAGAGCAAGCCAATTATGCTAATGTGAATAGAATTCAAGAAGAATTAGTATACTCAAATGAAGTAATGAACAGAATTGGCTGTAAAGTCATTGATGTTTCGAACAAAGCAGTGGAAGAAACTGCAAACATGATTTATCACATGATACAAAAAAATCAATAATGCGAAACGGAGTGAGAAATACCTCACTTCGTTTTTTGTGCGCTTGGCAGCGCATCGAACTAATGGGTGGAAGTCCCTAACACGCCGAAGTGGCGGAAGTGTATAGCTGACAGGTAGTGCATGTCCGCGAGGAAATGTGTGGAGGACCTGAAGGCGAATCTCGGAACAGACGACTAACCACCATGTTGGCTGACAGAATCGGATAACCTTGCGAAAGATGGGGAAGTCCAGTGCCACAAGAGGGTTCTGTAAGTTATGAGGACTGGGTTCGAGGGAAAGTTTGATGACGTGACCCAAGGAGATCTCATCATCTCCGCTATGCAGTGGTAACTCTCAAACAAGTCCGTGAGGGGCGAGTTGGGATTATGGGTGGTGAGAAGTCAGAGCAGGGGATATTAGTGAATAAGCTCGTCGGAAAAGTCGTAATGGCGAGTGACTTAGCATGGCGTTGCTAAGGCGAGCCCTTACCCAAAAGGAAGGGACTTGATGCGAAGCCCGTCTGTCCATGGAAGAAAAGCAATTCAATTTAGAAAGCCGTCATGTGCCAAGCAGAAGCCAGTGAGGTGGAGCCTAAGAACTGGGGTCGAATAGTAAGTAGACCGTTTGGGACGGAGTACTTTAGGTAAAACTCGGAAAATGCCGTGTGCTAGTCATCCGAGAGAGCCAAGGGAAGGATACGAACATGAGCGAGAGATTAAATCAGAAGAGTTTTCGTGATGGAGTAAAGTCTACACAAAAGAGAAAATGGTATAGCTTAATGGATAAGGTATGGGCTATGTCCAACATGGAGGAAGCATTCAAAGAGGTAAAACGAAATCGAGGGTCTGCAGGAGTAGATGGAGTTTCTATCCGTACTTTTGAACACGGGGTGGAGGACAATGTACAAGTTCTTCAACGTGAATTAAAAGAAAAGGCCTATAGACCGAGACCCGTGAAGCGTGTATTTATTCCAAAAACGGATGGGACGAAAAGACCTTTAGGAATTCCTACTGTGAGAGACCGTGTTGTTCAAGCGGCTGTACGTCGCATTATAGAGCCAATTTTCGAAGACAAATTTTTGGATTGTAGTTTCGGATTCAGACCGAATAAAAGTGCACATATGGCATTAGAGAAAATCCGAAAGGATTTAATGGATGGGTATGTGTACGTAATTGACGCTGATCTAAAAGCCTACTTTGATACAATCCCACAGGATAAACTCATTCAAGCTGTAAGGGAAGAAGTAGTAGACGGTAGTGTTATTCGGTTGATTCAGAGTTTTTTACAAGCAGGGGTTATGGATGGAGGAAGCTTCCACCTTACTGAAAAAGGAACACCTCAAGGTGGGGTTATTAGTCCATTACTTGCAAATATCTATTTACACCCACTCGATGAACTGATGACAAAACGGGGGCATCGAATCACAAGGTACGCTGATGACTTTGTTATATGTTGTAAATCACAAAAAGGGGCTGAAAGAGTCCTTAAATCAGTAACTCGCTTCTTAAACGAGGAACTAGGTTTAACGGTTCACCCTGAAAAGACTAAGGTTGTTAATAACCTAGAAGAACCATTTCTATTTTTGGGTCACGAATTCAAGGGTGGTTATTATGTTTCTGCATCTCCTAAAGCTTTAAAGAAATTTAAAGAAAAGGTTAAGGAGATCACTAGGCGAAACCAAACCGTAAACATCGAGACATTGATTAAAGAAAAACTTAATCCATACCTAAGAGGTTGGGGTAACTACTTTGGTCACTTTTATGGGAAGACTATATTCACTATATTTGATGGATGGATACGTAGAAGATTAAGATCAGTTCAATTAAGAAGTTGGAGAAATATTAGGAAATTGCACAGGGAACTGAGGAAAAGAAAATGGAAAGGAGATCTCCCTAGATTGCGTATGAATAGATGGAGAAGCTCTTTGTCTACCCCAGTACATACTGCTTTACCTAAAGAATGGTTCGTAGAAATCGGTCTTGTCTCACTTGTAAAACTTTACAATGATCATCATCCCCAACGGGGATAATCATGGAGGAGCCGTATGCGATGACCCGCACGTACGGATCTGTGAGAGGCGCATGAATAATTTCATGCGCCTACTCTATTTTATTAATTATAAAAAAAATTGTCCTTTGTTACATTTATGAGCATATATTTTCAAAGGATAGACAAAAAGAGAACAAGTATGATGAAAAAAATAAATTCCTAGCATAAAAATCAAAGGTAGTTTATAATGAAATATTGTGAATTCATATTATTTTTTTGTAAAAATGGGCATAAACAATAAAAGAACAAATAAATTGTAAATGTCAAGACTTTTTCTCGTTTTTTTGGTAAAGATAGTAAATGGGAAATGTATAGGCAGAAAGAAGGATTCTTGTAAAGGATGTAGAATACAGACATATGCAAAATAAAAATGTTAAAATATTTGTCGATGGTGATGCTTGTCCTGTTTTGGAAGAAATCCTCTCTATAGCACATAAAAATGAACTATCTGTTATATTCATTTCTTCCTATGCACATGCAACAAACAAAAGTTTCCCTTATTTTGTTGAGTGTATTTATGTTGATCAAGATAGGGAAGCAGCTGATTTAAAAATAGCAAACAGTGTAATGAAGGGTGATATTGCAATCACAGATGACCTCGGATTAACTAGTTTATTATTAGCAAAGGGGGTTCTTGTCTTAACCTCTAGAGGGAAGTTAATTACAAATCGAGAGATAGAATACTTAATGGACTTTAGGTATCAATCAGCTAAAAGGCGTCGTTCTGGTGAAAAAACTAAAGGGCCAAAAAAGCTATTAGAACAAGATAAATGCTATTTTAAAGAACAATTACAAAAAATCTTGTCATTTTAGCAGGAATTTTGACGGAGAGGGCGAAATTATATACGCCATCACCTTTTTAATAAAAATAGGAAATAGGAAAGGTGTATAACAATTTTCAACTAAGAAATACATACCTTTTACTTTTCTTATTTGAAAGAAGGTTGGTGAATGACATTGAGTCTTCGTGTATCTGAAGACATAATTGAAGAGATTAGAAAGTCCATCGACATTGTAGATATCATTAGTGAATATGTTCAATTGAAAAAACAAGGTAAAAATTTTATTGGACTCTGTCCATTTCATGGAGAGAAGACCCCATCGTTCTCTGTATCACCTGATAAACAGTTATATCATTGTTTTGGCTGTGGCGCTGGTGGAAATGTATTTTCTTTTATTATGGAAACGGAAGGGCTGCCGTTTTTAGAATCAGTAAAAAAAATAGCGGACCGTATGAATATGGCAATACCAGAGTTGGAACATGTAACTGATGAAGCTACAAGCAAAGAAGATAGTATAACAAAAATTTGGCATAATGCGCATGCTTTATCTGCCAAACTGTTTCATCACGTACTAACTTCAACGGATGAAGGAAAAGAAGCTAGAGACTATCTTAGAAATAGAGGTTTTACTAAGGAAGTTATTGATACATTTCAAATAGGTTATGCTCCGAATTCTTGGGATTTCTTAGCAAGCTTCCTCGAGAAAAGGAAGTTTCCGATGGATGAAATGGTCAAATGTGGGATACTATCTGTCAGAGAATTTGATCAAAAACCATATGACAGATTTCGCGATCGTATTATATTCCCAATATGGAATAACAAAGGAGATATGATAGCTTTTGGAGGAAGGATTCTTTCTGAAGGAAATCCGAAGTATTTAAATAGCCCCGAGTCTTCCATATTTAATAAAAGTGAGACTTTGTATTATTTTCATAAAGCTCGACCTTCGATTAGGAAGAAAAATGAAGCTATCTTATTTGAAGGATATGTTGATGTCATTTCTGCTTGGAAAGCTGGCGTGGATAATGGTGTCGCTTCACTAGGGACAGCTTTATCAACGACGCAAGCAAAAATGCTAAGAAGATTAACAGACCACGTTATCCTTTGCTATGACTCTGATAATGCTGGACAAAATGCAACAATGAAGAATGCAGCAATATTATCAGAGGCAGGTTTACAAGTGAGGGTGGCCATACTTCCCGATGGAATGGACCCTGATGATTATATACAAAAAATGGGTGTTGATCGTTTTAATAAAGATGTCATTGGTCAAAGCTTAACATTAATGGGTTTTAAATTTCAATATTATCGTCGTGGTAAAAATTTGAAAGATGATGGGGAAAGAATGACCTATATTCATCAAATGATTGAGGAAGTGTCAAAGCTCTCTCATGCTGTGGAAAGAGATCATTATTTAAGAAGGTTGTCTGAGGAATTTTCTCTTTCACTTGAAGCATTAAAGCAACAACAAATTCAAGTTTATAAGCAAAGTAAAGGTAAAAATGAAGAACGAAAAGTTGTTCATTCAAATTTTTCAAAGCAACAAAAAAGGCTTTTACTCGCTTATGAAAACGCAGAAAGAATATTAATTGCACATATGTTAAAAAACAACAGTGTCGCCAATCAAGTACAAAGAAAGGTTGGCGGGGCATTTAATATAGATGAGTATCAAGCAATTGCAGCTCACCTTTTTAGCTATTATGCTGATGGGTTCGAGCCAAATCCATCTTCCTTCATAGAATACTTAGAAGATGATAAATTAAAAAGAATAACGTCTGAGCTTGCAATGATGACGATTACGGAAGAAATGTCTGAGCAAGAATTGGCCGATTATATTAAACAAATCAAAAATTATCCGAAAAGATTAGAAGTAGAAAAATTAAAAGTTGAAAGGAAAAAGCTTGAAGAAGCAGAAGAATATGTAGAAGCAGCAAAAATTGCGATGGAAATTATTAAGATAGAGCAAGACATAAAAAACGGATAAATAGGACGATGCGGAAGTTGTCTTGAATTAGAGGAAGGAGGGATCGTATGGCAGACAAACCACTACGCCCGATGGCGGAAGGGGATTTAACCATCGATCAAGTTAAAGAGCAATTACTAGAGGCAGGTAAAAAGAGGGGTGTATTAACATACGCAGAAATTACAGAGCGCCTCGCAGTATTCGATCAAGACTCAGATCAAATGGATGAATTCTTTGAATTTCTAGGTGAACAAGGTGTTGAAATACTAAATGAAACAGAAGGTGTGCCTAGTCTTCAGCAAGTTGAAAAAGAAGAAGAGGAAATTGATTTAAACGATTTAAGTGTACCACCAGGAATTAAGATTAATGATCCTGTCCGTATGTATTTAAAGGAAATTGGACGTGTACCACTTTTATCGGCCTCTGAAGAAATAGATTTAGCAAAGAAAATTGAAGATGGTGATGAAGAAGCAAAGCGCCGTTTAGCAGAGGCAAACCTCCGACTTGTTGTCAGTATCGCTAAAAGATATGTCGGCCGAGGAATGTTATTTTTAGATCTCATTCAAGAAGGAAATATGGGACTTATAAAAGCAGTTGAGAAATTTGATTATAATAAAGGTTACAAATTCAGTACTTATGCGACATGGTGGATTCGTCAAGCAATTACACGTGCAATCGCAGACCAAGCGAGAACAATTAGAATCCCTGTTCATATGGTAGAGACGATAAATAAATTAATTCGTGTTCAAAGACAACTTCTTCAAGATTTAGGTCGCGAGCCTTCCCCAGAAGAAGTGTCTAAAGAAATGGATTTAACACCAGATAAAGTGAGAGAGATTTTGAAAATTGCACAGGAACCAGTCTCACTTGAAACACCAATTGGTGAAGAAGACGATTCACATTTAGGTGATTTTATTGAAGATCAGGAAGCGCTAGCGCCGTCGGATGCTGCTGCTTACGAGTTATTAAAAGAACAGCTTGAAGATGTTCTTGACACTCTTACTGATCGTGAAGAAAATGTTTTGCGTCTCCGTTTCGGTTTAGACGATGGACGTACTCGTACACTAGAAGAAGTAGGTAAAGTTTTCGGTGTAACAAGAGAAAGAATTCGTCAAATTGAAGCGAAAGCATTACGTAAGTTAAGACACCCTAGCCGTAGTAAACGTCTAAAGGATTTCTTAGAATAATTAAAATAATAGGCCTGGCAATGCTAGCTGTTGTCAGGCTCCTTATTTTTTCAAAAATACATAAAGAGAGAGCCGTATATGGATAGCAAGAAAAAAATAATTATTAAAGAAATTTACTATTGGAAAGAAAACAACTTACTTCCTGAAATATATTGCAATTTTTTGCTGCGTTTATATTCAGAAGGTGAAGAAATCGAAAAACATGACGCAAATCAAATGATTCAATATTTTAAAGCTATGTTAATGATACTATTAGCTTTATTGTTGATAGCGCTATCATTTGTTGTCATTTATTTTACTCAGTTTTCCCCCTCAATGCAAATTCTTATTATGGTAGGCATAACAGGAACATTATTCTTTGTATGCTATAAACTTTTGAAAAGAGATCTACTACTTGCACATATTTATGTAATGGTGACTGCGTTTATGTCGTTTATCACTGTATTACATATGCACTCATTGTATTTTGATAATAACCATCTGTATTTAGGTGTTTTTATTTTTATATTGTGTCTAACATGGGTATATATAGGATATCGATTTAAACTACAATATTTATGTATTGCCGGTGGCGTCGGTATTGTATTGTTTTTTATTTTTCAGTTTATGTAAAAAAATTTCTACTGTGAATGATAGTGGAAAGCGAAGAGGAGTCTTACCTATGAAGATTATTGCTCATCGTGGGAATAAACAATACTATCCTGAAAATACAATGATTTCATTCCATTCAGCCGCTATGTACCCGATTGATGGTATTGAATTTGATTTACAACTTACAAAAGACGAAATACCTGTCGTCATTCACGATGATAAAATTGATCGAACTACAAACGGAACAGGTTCTGTGTCATCTTATACTTTTGACGAATTAAAAAAATACGACGCAGGGAGTTGGTTTCACTCTCGATTCAGAGGTGAGAGAATACCGTCTTTAGAGGAAGTTGTCCATTGGGCAAAAGATAAAGAACTAACGTTGCATATCGAGTTAAAACGTCAGAAAAGAAAAACGAATCGCTACTTACATGCATGTTTGCAAATAATAGATGAATATAACATGAATGAGTCAGTTGTCATTAGTACTTTTTTTCATCCTTATTTAAATGTGATAAAGCAAATAAATCCAGCAATAAGAACAGCATTATTAACAAAGTTACCAGTGATTAAGGCTGTTAAATATGCTAAGAAAGTTAATGCTGACGCTATTCATATTCGTCACACATTCCAATCATCATATTATTATCAAAGGTGGACACTTAATGGGCTACCGGTGCGTGCTTATAATGTTAAACGTTTGAGAGACGCTTTAAAGTGTCAGCGTCATAATATTGATGCTATCATTACTAGCAACCTTAAACAGCTAACGGATTTTATTCGTTCCGAATCTATGTCATCACCTTAGGGGAGATGGATAGAGGAAGTTAGCTTTTTTACTTTCTTATTGATAAAATATAAAGTACAATATACTATAGCTTAGCTTTGGCAAGCTTTTGGGGATTATTTCTTATTTTTTAAAGGAGGTACATAACATGAAAGGGAAACCCCTTTATCCTTTTGCAGTAACAGCTATTTTGGGGATTGCTTTAATCGTTGTCTTGTCTTTTATCGGATTAGATCAAAGTCGAGACATGGCAGGAGAAGATAATGGTGGGGAAGAAACACCACAATTTGATGATCCGATTGAATTAGGAGAATACGTATACGAGCAAAATTGTATCAACTGTCATGGTGGAGATTTGGCTGGTGTTGGTTCAAACCCTGCTATTAATGGACTTGAAGGAGTAAAGTCTGAGGAAGAAATAGTTGCTATTATTCATGAAGGACCTGGAGCGATGCCTGCATTCCCTCAATTAGGAGAAGAGGCAGAAGCGGTAGCACAATATATCTTATCATTTTCAGAATAGTAACGACGGTAAAGAGGGTGACTCGAAGGTTATTTTGGCCTACGAGTCACCCTTTAAGCAATGTGTCATCTTATGACCGGCGTGTCACGTGCCCTAGCCATTGTTAGTGGGACATTCTTCGTTTGCTACATAAATTGATGCTTAATAAAAAGATTCTGTTAAAGACTAGTGTTGATTTTGACGAAAGGTGCGAGACGCCTGCGGTATAAGAGCATTTGAAGCGAAATCATCAAAAAAGATTGACATAGCCATTAAAAATAGATATTTAATAAAAAGGTGAATGAAATGAACGAAAATAAATTATCGAAAAGACTTGAAATAGTAGCTTCTTATGTTAAAAAAGGATCAGTAGTTGCAGATATAGGTTCAGACCACGCTTATTTACCAATCTTTCTACTTCAGAATAACATTGCTATTAAGGCTGTTGCTGGTGAGGTGAATAAAGGACCTCTTTTATCAGCAAAAGCGCAAGTAGAGAGATGTCACTTAGAAAACGAGATAAAAGTGAAGCTTGGTGATGGTTTAGACGTATTAAAGGATGAGGTTGATGTCGATACAGTTACCATTGCTGGAATGGGTGGGCCTTTAATCTCCCAAATATTAGAGAACGGTAAACATATGCTACAACATGTAAATAGGTTAATATTACAGCCCAATATAGCTGCAGACGCTATTAGGAAATGGTTTTTGATAGAAGGCTGGTGTTTACTGAGCGAGACAATTATAGAAGAAGATGGTCATATTTATGAAATATTAGTTGCTGAAAAGGGGGATGCAAAAACGCCTTATAGTGATGAAATTGAAAAGGAATTGTGGCTTGGACCATATCTCTTAAAGGAGAACAGTACACCATTTATACAAAAGTGGAAAAAGGAATATGAGCAATTAGAAAAAATAGCGTCTCAAATAAATGAATCTCATTCTACTTCAAAGGCATTGTTAGAGAAAAAGAAAAGTGTTGGCTTAAAAATGAATTGGTTAAGGGAGGTTTTACAATGAAACTGGCGAATGGGCAAACTATTATTCAATATTTTGAATCATATTCTCCAAAGTCATTGGCTGTCGAAGGTGATAAAGTTGGTTTACAAATAGGTACTTTGAGTAAGCCAATAAAAAAAATTATGGTAGCCCTCGATGTACTAGAATCGGTAGTCGATGAAGCGATTGAGGAAGGGGTCGACTTAATCATTGCACATCACCCTATTATCTTTAGGCCAATTAAAGCACTACGTACGGATAATGCATATGGGAGAACGATCGAGAAGCTTATAAAGCATAACATTGCCGTTTATGCGGCACATACGAACTTGGATGTAGCCCCTGGTGGTGTAAATGATCTAATGGCAGATGCACTACGCTTAACAAATACAGAAGTGCTCGTTAAGACATCCGAAGATGAGTTGAAGAAGCTGGTCGTATTTGTTCCTGATGAGCAAGCGGTGAAAGTGCGAGAAGCTTTAGGAAATGCTGGTGCTGGATATATCGGTAATTATAGTCATTGTACTTTTAACTCGAATGGTACAGGTACCTTTAAGCCAGGAGAGGGAGCGAATCCTTATATAGGTGACCAAGGCAAAATGGAGTACGTTTCGGAAGTGAAAATAGAGACTGTTTTTCCTGCATCAATCGAAAAGAAAGTGTTGCGTTCAATGATCACAGCTCATCCGTATGAAGAGCCTGCCTACGATATTTATGATCTAGATGTAGAAGGCACTCCGTTAGGACTAGGTAGAATAGGGGAGCTTGCTGAAGAAATGGATTTGCAAAGCTTCGCTGAACATGTGAAATCTGCTTTTGACGTATCAGGGGTACGTGTTGTAGGGGATATTTCTAGAAAGATACGCAAGGTTGCAGTTTTAGGTGGAGACGGTAATAAATATATCTCTTCGGCAATTTTTAAAGGTGCGGACGTGTATGTTACGGGGGATTTATATTACCATGTAGCTCATGATGCAATGATGGAAGGTTTATGTATTGTTGATCCCGGCCATAATGTGGAGAAGATAATGAAGCAGGCAGTACAGGATAAAATAGGCTTATATTTAAATGAAAAGGGTTATGATACGAAGGTAATTACCTCAAGTATTAACACAGATCCTTTTCAATTTATGTAGAAGTCGCTTGCTTTTAACTATCCAGTAGGATTTTGAGCTTATGTTATTGCTAAGACCGTTCATGCTTATCGTAAAATC is a window from the Evansella cellulosilytica DSM 2522 genome containing:
- a CDS encoding pyruvate, water dikinase regulatory protein, which translates into the protein MKKQMIVYVLSDSVGETAELVVKAAASQFNGSSAIDIRRIPYVEDRGTIDDVIVQAKENKGIIAYTLVVPEIREYLEEKIKKAQISSYDILSPMVNLLQTRFDSVPRNEPGLMHTLDEDYFRKVEAIEFAVKYDDGRDPRGVLRADVVLVGVSRTSKTPLSQYLAHKRLKVANIPLVPEVKPPDELFNIPSKKVIGLTISPEKLNSIRTERLKALGLKEQANYANVNRIQEELVYSNEVMNRIGCKVIDVSNKAVEETANMIYHMIQKNQ
- the ltrA gene encoding group II intron reverse transcriptase/maturase, with the protein product MSERLNQKSFRDGVKSTQKRKWYSLMDKVWAMSNMEEAFKEVKRNRGSAGVDGVSIRTFEHGVEDNVQVLQRELKEKAYRPRPVKRVFIPKTDGTKRPLGIPTVRDRVVQAAVRRIIEPIFEDKFLDCSFGFRPNKSAHMALEKIRKDLMDGYVYVIDADLKAYFDTIPQDKLIQAVREEVVDGSVIRLIQSFLQAGVMDGGSFHLTEKGTPQGGVISPLLANIYLHPLDELMTKRGHRITRYADDFVICCKSQKGAERVLKSVTRFLNEELGLTVHPEKTKVVNNLEEPFLFLGHEFKGGYYVSASPKALKKFKEKVKEITRRNQTVNIETLIKEKLNPYLRGWGNYFGHFYGKTIFTIFDGWIRRRLRSVQLRSWRNIRKLHRELRKRKWKGDLPRLRMNRWRSSLSTPVHTALPKEWFVEIGLVSLVKLYNDHHPQRG
- a CDS encoding YaiI/YqxD family protein codes for the protein MQNKNVKIFVDGDACPVLEEILSIAHKNELSVIFISSYAHATNKSFPYFVECIYVDQDREAADLKIANSVMKGDIAITDDLGLTSLLLAKGVLVLTSRGKLITNREIEYLMDFRYQSAKRRRSGEKTKGPKKLLEQDKCYFKEQLQKILSF
- the dnaG gene encoding DNA primase, with the translated sequence MTLSLRVSEDIIEEIRKSIDIVDIISEYVQLKKQGKNFIGLCPFHGEKTPSFSVSPDKQLYHCFGCGAGGNVFSFIMETEGLPFLESVKKIADRMNMAIPELEHVTDEATSKEDSITKIWHNAHALSAKLFHHVLTSTDEGKEARDYLRNRGFTKEVIDTFQIGYAPNSWDFLASFLEKRKFPMDEMVKCGILSVREFDQKPYDRFRDRIIFPIWNNKGDMIAFGGRILSEGNPKYLNSPESSIFNKSETLYYFHKARPSIRKKNEAILFEGYVDVISAWKAGVDNGVASLGTALSTTQAKMLRRLTDHVILCYDSDNAGQNATMKNAAILSEAGLQVRVAILPDGMDPDDYIQKMGVDRFNKDVIGQSLTLMGFKFQYYRRGKNLKDDGERMTYIHQMIEEVSKLSHAVERDHYLRRLSEEFSLSLEALKQQQIQVYKQSKGKNEERKVVHSNFSKQQKRLLLAYENAERILIAHMLKNNSVANQVQRKVGGAFNIDEYQAIAAHLFSYYADGFEPNPSSFIEYLEDDKLKRITSELAMMTITEEMSEQELADYIKQIKNYPKRLEVEKLKVERKKLEEAEEYVEAAKIAMEIIKIEQDIKNG
- the rpoD gene encoding RNA polymerase sigma factor RpoD; this translates as MADKPLRPMAEGDLTIDQVKEQLLEAGKKRGVLTYAEITERLAVFDQDSDQMDEFFEFLGEQGVEILNETEGVPSLQQVEKEEEEIDLNDLSVPPGIKINDPVRMYLKEIGRVPLLSASEEIDLAKKIEDGDEEAKRRLAEANLRLVVSIAKRYVGRGMLFLDLIQEGNMGLIKAVEKFDYNKGYKFSTYATWWIRQAITRAIADQARTIRIPVHMVETINKLIRVQRQLLQDLGREPSPEEVSKEMDLTPDKVREILKIAQEPVSLETPIGEEDDSHLGDFIEDQEALAPSDAAAYELLKEQLEDVLDTLTDREENVLRLRFGLDDGRTRTLEEVGKVFGVTRERIRQIEAKALRKLRHPSRSKRLKDFLE
- a CDS encoding glycerophosphodiester phosphodiesterase family protein, which gives rise to MKIIAHRGNKQYYPENTMISFHSAAMYPIDGIEFDLQLTKDEIPVVIHDDKIDRTTNGTGSVSSYTFDELKKYDAGSWFHSRFRGERIPSLEEVVHWAKDKELTLHIELKRQKRKTNRYLHACLQIIDEYNMNESVVISTFFHPYLNVIKQINPAIRTALLTKLPVIKAVKYAKKVNADAIHIRHTFQSSYYYQRWTLNGLPVRAYNVKRLRDALKCQRHNIDAIITSNLKQLTDFIRSESMSSP
- the cccA gene encoding cytochrome c550 — its product is MKGKPLYPFAVTAILGIALIVVLSFIGLDQSRDMAGEDNGGEETPQFDDPIELGEYVYEQNCINCHGGDLAGVGSNPAINGLEGVKSEEEIVAIIHEGPGAMPAFPQLGEEAEAVAQYILSFSE
- a CDS encoding tRNA (adenine(22)-N(1))-methyltransferase, translating into MNENKLSKRLEIVASYVKKGSVVADIGSDHAYLPIFLLQNNIAIKAVAGEVNKGPLLSAKAQVERCHLENEIKVKLGDGLDVLKDEVDVDTVTIAGMGGPLISQILENGKHMLQHVNRLILQPNIAADAIRKWFLIEGWCLLSETIIEEDGHIYEILVAEKGDAKTPYSDEIEKELWLGPYLLKENSTPFIQKWKKEYEQLEKIASQINESHSTSKALLEKKKSVGLKMNWLREVLQ
- a CDS encoding Nif3-like dinuclear metal center hexameric protein, with translation MKLANGQTIIQYFESYSPKSLAVEGDKVGLQIGTLSKPIKKIMVALDVLESVVDEAIEEGVDLIIAHHPIIFRPIKALRTDNAYGRTIEKLIKHNIAVYAAHTNLDVAPGGVNDLMADALRLTNTEVLVKTSEDELKKLVVFVPDEQAVKVREALGNAGAGYIGNYSHCTFNSNGTGTFKPGEGANPYIGDQGKMEYVSEVKIETVFPASIEKKVLRSMITAHPYEEPAYDIYDLDVEGTPLGLGRIGELAEEMDLQSFAEHVKSAFDVSGVRVVGDISRKIRKVAVLGGDGNKYISSAIFKGADVYVTGDLYYHVAHDAMMEGLCIVDPGHNVEKIMKQAVQDKIGLYLNEKGYDTKVITSSINTDPFQFM